Proteins encoded within one genomic window of Candidatus Brevundimonas colombiensis:
- a CDS encoding bifunctional diguanylate cyclase/phosphodiesterase, translated as MTTRSRSLAWDATTAIEALAAADTALWIWTPAENELRFTGATRALGLGPLAPECTAAGFVALALPQDRSLAERMLKPQEEGTEVAVRLRMRGSETCLWRGVWLEDGLRAAGVVALETKFAGSDRDGLTGLLDRRAFLARVTEVLTQVGEYEVVVGDVDRLRRLNEALGHERTDLVLSALGSRLAAAFPKDASPARIGEDEFAIITPRSPSHTSYRMRDALEQPLRVAGFDIYPTVSIGAVMVEGGPDAPDAAELLRRVELAVESAKSAGRGGSAAYGRALESDSLSRLALEADLRNAFVRGEIVPFFQPIVNLNTGAVAGFEALARWRHPRRGLVPPDEFLGLTADLGMMNELGLLMMTQSARQLAEWIERHPLSGKLFCSVNLSVGEIERPHLCEDVARIIKESGLPKGALKLEVTEGDIMRDTARAAEVLQSLKDVGASLALDDFGTGFSSLSYLARLPFDTLKIDRYFVLTMNKDEGSSKIVKSVVNLGRDLSLEVVAEGVENAELARLLLDAQCHYGQGFGYAPALPAQEAEVYLAESLADGSAPIKQRSA; from the coding sequence GTGACGACACGATCCCGATCGCTGGCCTGGGACGCCACGACCGCCATCGAGGCGCTGGCCGCCGCCGACACCGCCCTGTGGATCTGGACCCCTGCCGAGAACGAACTGCGGTTCACCGGCGCCACCCGCGCCCTGGGCCTGGGGCCGCTGGCGCCGGAGTGCACCGCCGCCGGGTTCGTCGCCCTGGCCCTGCCTCAGGATCGCAGCCTGGCCGAGCGCATGCTGAAGCCCCAGGAAGAGGGGACCGAGGTCGCCGTGCGCCTGCGGATGCGCGGATCGGAAACCTGCCTGTGGCGCGGCGTCTGGCTGGAAGACGGGCTGCGCGCCGCTGGCGTCGTGGCGCTGGAGACCAAGTTCGCCGGGTCGGATCGGGATGGGCTGACGGGACTGCTGGACCGCCGCGCCTTTCTGGCGCGCGTCACCGAGGTTCTGACCCAGGTCGGCGAATACGAGGTGGTGGTCGGCGACGTCGACCGGCTGCGGCGCCTGAACGAGGCCCTGGGCCATGAACGGACGGACCTGGTGCTGTCGGCGCTGGGGTCGCGTCTGGCCGCCGCCTTCCCCAAGGACGCCTCGCCCGCCCGCATCGGCGAGGACGAGTTCGCCATCATCACCCCGCGCAGCCCCTCGCACACCAGCTATCGGATGCGCGACGCCCTGGAACAGCCGCTGCGCGTCGCCGGGTTCGACATCTATCCGACCGTCTCCATCGGGGCGGTGATGGTGGAGGGCGGGCCGGACGCGCCGGACGCCGCCGAACTGTTGCGGCGGGTCGAACTGGCGGTGGAATCGGCCAAGAGCGCCGGGCGCGGCGGATCGGCCGCCTATGGCCGGGCGCTGGAAAGCGACTCCTTAAGCCGTCTGGCGCTGGAGGCGGACCTCAGGAACGCCTTCGTGCGCGGCGAGATCGTGCCCTTCTTCCAGCCCATCGTGAACCTGAACACCGGGGCGGTGGCGGGGTTCGAGGCCCTGGCCCGCTGGCGACACCCGCGTCGCGGCCTGGTGCCGCCGGACGAGTTCCTGGGCCTGACCGCCGATTTGGGCATGATGAACGAACTGGGTCTTCTGATGATGACCCAGTCGGCGCGGCAGCTGGCCGAATGGATCGAACGCCATCCCCTGTCGGGCAAGCTGTTCTGCAGCGTCAATCTGTCGGTGGGCGAGATCGAGCGGCCGCATCTGTGCGAGGACGTGGCCCGGATCATCAAGGAAAGCGGCCTGCCCAAGGGGGCGCTGAAGCTGGAGGTCACCGAGGGCGACATCATGCGCGACACCGCGCGCGCCGCCGAGGTTCTGCAGTCGCTGAAGGACGTGGGGGCGTCGCTGGCGCTGGACGACTTCGGCACCGGCTTCTCGTCGCTGTCCTATCTGGCGCGCCTGCCGTTCGACACCCTGAAGATCGACCGCTATTTCGTGCTGACGATGAACAAGGACGAAGGATCGTCCAAGATCGTCAAGTCGGTGGTCAACCTGGGCCGCGACCTGTCGCTGGAGGTCGTCGCCGAGGGGGTGGAGAACGCTGAACTGGCCCGCCTGCTGCTGGACGCCCAATGCCATTACGGCCAGGGCTTCGGCTATGCCCCGGCCCTGCCGGCGCAGGAGGCCGAGGTCTATCTGGCCGAAAGCCTGGCCGACGGCTCGGCCCCGATCAAGCAGCGCTCGGCCTGA
- a CDS encoding GNAT family protein has translation MALLDWMNDVGGPVIRGDGVLLRSPRAGDYAAWSALREGSRDYLQPWEPAWPQDDLTKAAFRRRLSIYAREMELGNAWPFFVLVEGGKTLAGAVTLSNVRRGVAETGTLGYWIGQPYSGQGVATAAVRAVVGYAFDTLKLHRLEAACLPTNHGSRRVLEKSGFSQEGRARAYLKINGGWADHLLFGLVEDER, from the coding sequence ATGGCCCTGCTGGACTGGATGAACGATGTTGGCGGTCCCGTGATCCGGGGCGACGGCGTGCTGTTGCGCTCGCCGCGCGCGGGCGATTACGCGGCCTGGTCCGCGCTGAGAGAGGGATCGCGCGACTATCTGCAGCCGTGGGAACCGGCCTGGCCCCAGGACGACCTGACCAAGGCGGCGTTCCGGCGGCGCCTGTCGATCTATGCGCGCGAGATGGAGCTGGGCAATGCCTGGCCCTTCTTCGTCCTGGTCGAGGGGGGCAAGACACTGGCCGGCGCCGTGACCCTGTCGAACGTGCGGCGCGGCGTCGCCGAGACCGGCACCCTGGGCTACTGGATCGGCCAGCCCTATTCCGGCCAGGGCGTGGCGACGGCGGCGGTCAGAGCGGTGGTCGGCTATGCGTTCGACACGCTGAAGCTGCATCGGCTGGAGGCGGCCTGTCTGCCGACCAACCACGGATCGCGCCGGGTGCTGGAGAAATCCGGCTTCAGCCAGGAGGGGCGGGCGCGGGCTTATTTGAAAATTAACGGCGGATGGGCAGACCATCTTCTGTTCGGCCTGGTCGAGGACGAGCGTTGA
- a CDS encoding TetR family transcriptional regulator — translation MRRRRGAAAREEALEAARDLLLSGGPAAVTLKAVGQRMGVGHANLIHHFGSAAGLQGALMDAMVRDLAQRIEAGLGEGREQVEPDRLMTVVFDAFGKGGASQMAAWLALAREQGRAESFAGVVRDLADRLAAMAPDDPNAAERARALVMTAAYMAFAEGLIGDILTPMLGAPDGLGRDLALKLTATLLGEP, via the coding sequence GTGAGACGTCGACGCGGCGCGGCGGCGCGCGAGGAGGCGCTGGAGGCGGCGCGCGATCTGCTGCTGTCCGGCGGCCCGGCGGCGGTGACGCTGAAGGCCGTGGGCCAGCGTATGGGGGTGGGCCACGCCAATCTGATCCACCATTTCGGATCGGCGGCCGGGCTTCAGGGCGCGCTGATGGATGCGATGGTGCGCGACCTGGCCCAGCGGATCGAGGCCGGGCTGGGCGAGGGGCGAGAGCAGGTCGAGCCGGATCGGCTGATGACCGTGGTGTTCGACGCCTTCGGCAAGGGCGGGGCGTCGCAGATGGCGGCCTGGCTGGCGCTGGCGCGCGAGCAGGGGCGGGCCGAGAGCTTCGCCGGGGTGGTGCGGGATCTGGCCGACCGTCTGGCGGCGATGGCGCCGGACGATCCGAACGCGGCGGAACGCGCGCGCGCGCTGGTCATGACGGCGGCCTATATGGCCTTCGCCGAAGGGCTGATCGGCGACATATTGACGCCGATGCTGGGCGCGCCCGACGGACTGGGCCGCGATCTGGCGCTGAAACTGACGGCGACGCTTTTGGGCGAACCTTAA
- a CDS encoding metal-dependent hydrolase, whose protein sequence is MAKSATPADLQIKPRDLHIDREAVTPRWWLNNDPFGAAVMNALSLTFPDGERFFIQSVKRFARDAPPKLAADIRAFTVQEGAHTREHMAFNAITERAGYQTAAIEAYVTERLDIARARPPLAQLAATMALEHFTAAFAHRLLADPDLLKGSPHDLARLWRWHSIEEIEHKGVAYDVFLHATRAMSPLQRWRLRRWAMLLTTLLFTKTVRETSLMLLKQDGIVGWRARFGLFRWLWLKPGLYRRMIGDYFAFYKPGFHPWQVDDRDLIVQAEAGLAQPA, encoded by the coding sequence ATGGCGAAATCCGCCACCCCCGCCGACCTCCAGATCAAGCCGCGCGACCTGCATATCGACCGCGAGGCCGTCACGCCACGCTGGTGGTTGAACAACGACCCCTTCGGCGCCGCCGTGATGAATGCGCTCAGCCTGACCTTCCCGGACGGCGAGCGGTTCTTTATCCAGTCGGTCAAGCGGTTCGCCAGGGATGCGCCGCCGAAACTGGCCGCCGACATCCGCGCCTTCACGGTGCAGGAGGGGGCGCACACGCGCGAACACATGGCCTTCAACGCCATCACCGAACGCGCCGGCTATCAGACCGCCGCGATCGAGGCCTATGTCACCGAGCGGCTGGACATCGCCCGCGCCCGCCCGCCGCTGGCCCAGCTGGCGGCGACCATGGCGCTGGAGCATTTCACCGCCGCCTTCGCCCACCGGCTGCTGGCCGACCCCGATCTGCTGAAGGGATCGCCGCACGATCTGGCCCGTCTGTGGCGCTGGCATTCGATCGAGGAGATCGAACACAAGGGCGTGGCCTATGACGTCTTCCTGCACGCGACCCGCGCGATGTCGCCGCTTCAACGCTGGCGGCTGCGGCGCTGGGCCATGCTGCTGACCACCCTGCTGTTCACCAAGACGGTGCGCGAAACCAGTCTGATGCTGTTGAAACAGGACGGCATCGTCGGCTGGCGCGCCCGGTTCGGCCTGTTCCGCTGGCTGTGGCTGAAGCCGGGCCTGTATCGGCGGATGATCGGCGACTATTTCGCCTTCTACAAACCCGGCTTCCACCCCTGGCAGGTGGATGACCGCGACCTGATCGTCCAGGCCGAGGCGGGCCTGGCCCAGCCGGCCTGA
- a CDS encoding DUF1800 domain-containing protein has translation MASPPIDAAVALTRLGLGARPGEIARVAADPRGWALAQIRRQGAPQPPGDLPDTAERLGQYFDYQSASRAPAPAAAVSPAAQTPATPGAAPVDPAAEARRAARQAARRDIVQDTAQAFLARAQLGAATEEGFAERWALFWSNALTVSAARFDSGAFIAQYECEAVRPHVFGRFEDLVMACEQHPAMLLYLDQARSTGPDSPVGARRKAGLNENLAREMMELHTVGADAGYTQADVTELARALTGWSIPTAREAQDGGLVADAAPPRRARPRRAGMAAQVQPGPNGFVFRANVHEPGARTVMGKTYPPGGLGQGQAVLRDLARHPATATRLSRRLAAHFVADSPPDALVARLEAAWTRSGGDLAQVARALIAAPETWTPQPAKIKTPYDLVVSTHRALGTQPQRLPPLRQALADMGQPLYAPPSPEGWPDTAADWAGPDALVKRLNWASAAAATAHVSDTDAVAAGALGARLSERTRLAVARAESRPEALTLLFMSPEFQRR, from the coding sequence ATGGCTTCACCCCCCATCGACGCCGCCGTCGCCCTGACCCGGCTGGGTCTGGGCGCCCGTCCCGGCGAGATCGCGCGCGTGGCCGCCGATCCGCGCGGCTGGGCCCTCGCACAGATCCGGCGCCAGGGCGCGCCCCAGCCGCCGGGGGATCTGCCCGACACCGCCGAACGGCTGGGTCAGTATTTCGACTATCAGTCCGCCTCTCGCGCGCCCGCCCCTGCGGCCGCCGTTTCGCCTGCAGCCCAAACCCCCGCCACGCCCGGCGCCGCCCCCGTCGATCCCGCCGCCGAAGCCCGGCGCGCGGCGCGCCAGGCCGCGCGGCGCGACATCGTTCAGGACACGGCCCAGGCCTTTCTGGCCCGCGCCCAGCTGGGCGCCGCGACCGAGGAGGGATTCGCCGAGCGCTGGGCCCTGTTCTGGTCCAACGCCCTGACCGTCTCGGCGGCCAGGTTCGACAGCGGCGCCTTCATCGCCCAGTACGAATGCGAGGCCGTGCGTCCCCACGTCTTCGGCCGGTTCGAGGATCTGGTCATGGCCTGCGAACAGCATCCGGCCATGCTGCTCTATCTGGACCAGGCCCGCTCGACCGGCCCCGACAGTCCGGTCGGCGCCCGGCGCAAGGCGGGGCTGAACGAGAACCTGGCCCGCGAGATGATGGAGCTGCACACCGTCGGCGCCGATGCGGGCTATACCCAGGCTGACGTGACCGAACTGGCCCGCGCCCTGACCGGCTGGTCCATTCCCACCGCGCGCGAGGCGCAAGATGGGGGCCTGGTCGCCGACGCCGCCCCCCCGCGTCGCGCCCGCCCACGTCGCGCCGGAATGGCCGCCCAGGTTCAGCCGGGTCCGAACGGCTTCGTCTTCCGCGCCAATGTCCATGAACCCGGCGCCCGCACGGTGATGGGCAAGACCTATCCGCCCGGCGGCCTGGGCCAGGGTCAGGCGGTGTTGCGCGATCTGGCCCGCCATCCGGCGACGGCCACACGCCTGTCGCGGCGTCTGGCCGCCCATTTCGTGGCCGACAGCCCGCCCGACGCCCTGGTCGCCCGGCTTGAGGCCGCCTGGACCCGTTCGGGCGGCGATCTGGCCCAGGTCGCCCGCGCCCTGATCGCCGCGCCCGAGACCTGGACGCCCCAGCCCGCCAAGATCAAGACGCCCTACGACCTGGTCGTCTCCACCCACCGCGCCCTGGGAACCCAGCCCCAGCGTCTGCCGCCGCTGCGCCAGGCCCTGGCCGACATGGGCCAGCCGCTCTACGCCCCGCCCTCGCCCGAGGGATGGCCGGACACGGCCGCCGACTGGGCCGGTCCCGACGCCCTGGTCAAACGGCTGAACTGGGCGTCCGCCGCCGCGGCGACCGCCCATGTTTCCGACACCGACGCGGTCGCCGCCGGCGCCCTGGGCGCCCGGCTCAGCGAACGCACGCGCTTGGCCGTCGCCCGCGCCGAAAGCCGCCCCGAGGCCCTGACCCTGCTGTTCATGTCGCCGGAGTTTCAACGCCGATGA
- a CDS encoding DUF1501 domain-containing protein, whose translation MNALSLNRRHLLAAATAGMGLAFAGKVAARTRGPANKLVVVIARGAMDGLSVTVPHGDANYVPLRGGLAIGAPGEANGALAMGEGFGLHPALSGLHQLYGQGEMRFAPAVALPVRIRSHFEAQDVLENGGEALRQQTDGWLNRALVAAGGTTVKGLSIGAQTPLILRGGAPVSSWAPGGLVRGGDRIAALLQDLYVEDPLLGQNLARGLATEERVEMVGGQPVRRNDVQGLGQAVARLMSGPDGADVIAVSLDGWDTHAGQKAQLQNRLTGLDQLVMGLKTGLGDAWPRTALVVATEFGRTARANGTQGTDHGTGSSLLLAGGAIKRGGPIGDWPTLAENRLFENRDLAPTLDIRSVFKGLLRDHMGLDRAALDNRVFPGSAAEAPATTGLV comes from the coding sequence ATGAACGCCCTCTCCCTGAACCGTCGCCACCTGCTGGCCGCCGCGACCGCCGGCATGGGCCTGGCCTTCGCGGGCAAGGTCGCCGCCCGGACGCGCGGCCCCGCCAACAAGCTGGTGGTCGTCATCGCGCGCGGCGCCATGGACGGCCTGTCCGTCACCGTCCCCCATGGCGACGCCAACTATGTTCCCCTGCGCGGCGGTCTGGCCATCGGCGCGCCGGGCGAGGCGAACGGCGCCCTGGCCATGGGCGAGGGTTTCGGCCTGCACCCGGCGCTGTCGGGCCTGCATCAGCTGTATGGTCAGGGCGAAATGCGGTTCGCCCCCGCCGTGGCCCTGCCGGTCCGCATCCGTTCGCATTTCGAAGCCCAGGACGTGCTGGAGAACGGCGGCGAGGCCCTGCGCCAACAGACCGACGGCTGGCTGAACCGCGCCCTGGTCGCGGCCGGCGGAACCACGGTGAAGGGCCTGTCCATCGGCGCCCAGACGCCCCTGATCCTGCGCGGCGGCGCCCCCGTGTCCAGCTGGGCGCCGGGCGGGCTGGTGCGCGGCGGCGACCGCATCGCAGCCCTGCTGCAGGACCTCTATGTCGAGGACCCGCTGCTGGGCCAGAACCTGGCGCGCGGCCTGGCGACCGAGGAGCGGGTCGAAATGGTCGGCGGCCAGCCGGTGCGTCGCAACGACGTCCAGGGCCTGGGTCAGGCCGTCGCCCGTCTGATGAGCGGGCCGGATGGCGCCGATGTCATCGCCGTGTCTCTCGACGGCTGGGACACCCATGCGGGCCAGAAGGCGCAGCTTCAGAACCGGCTGACCGGCCTGGATCAGCTGGTCATGGGGCTGAAGACGGGTCTGGGCGACGCCTGGCCGCGCACCGCCCTGGTGGTCGCCACCGAGTTCGGCCGCACCGCCCGCGCCAACGGCACCCAGGGGACGGACCACGGCACCGGCTCGTCCCTGTTGCTGGCGGGCGGGGCGATCAAGCGCGGCGGTCCCATCGGCGACTGGCCCACCCTGGCCGAGAACCGCCTGTTCGAGAACCGCGACCTGGCACCGACCCTGGACATCCGGTCGGTGTTCAAGGGGCTGCTGCGCGATCACATGGGTCTGGACCGCGCCGCCCTGGACAATCGCGTCTTCCCCGGCAGCGCGGCCGAGGCCCCGGCGACGACCGGACTGGTCTGA
- a CDS encoding SulP family inorganic anion transporter, whose translation MIASARRQWLANPRRDLLAGTVVALALIPEAIAFSLIAGVDPAVGLYASVVIAVTIAFVGGRPAMISAATGAMALLMVTLVRDHGIEYLFAASILCGVFQIAIGLLKLGRYIRFVSRSVMTGFVNSLAILIFLAQMPELIGRGWITYALVAAALAVIYGFPRLTKAVPSPLVAIVFISAVVMVMKLDVRTVGDMGQMPTTLPMFHLPAVPLTWETLAIIAPISATLAFVGLLESLLTANLIDDITDTASDKDRETRGQGIANILSPLFGGMAGCAMIGQSMINVGSGARGRLSTLWAGLFLLFLMLALQDWVARIPMAALVAVMIMVSVGTFDWNSVLKLRTLPLQSSIVMIATTVTVVATHDLSKGVVLGVLLSAVFFMRKLGKTLVVTEIETPEPGVLQYRVSGQLFFGSADLFAASFEHHGRPTRVHIDMTDAHLWDLTGVAAVDKVVFRYRRQGAQVEVAGMNDAARTLVARVGRFEKMHLPADAGAH comes from the coding sequence CTGATCGCTTCCGCGCGCCGTCAATGGCTCGCCAATCCGCGCCGCGACCTGCTGGCGGGGACCGTCGTCGCCCTGGCCCTGATCCCAGAGGCCATCGCCTTCTCGCTTATCGCCGGGGTCGATCCGGCGGTGGGCCTGTACGCCAGCGTCGTCATCGCCGTCACCATCGCCTTCGTCGGCGGGCGCCCGGCCATGATCTCGGCCGCGACCGGGGCCATGGCCCTGCTGATGGTCACCCTGGTCCGCGACCACGGCATCGAATATCTGTTCGCCGCCTCCATCCTGTGCGGGGTGTTCCAGATCGCCATCGGCCTGTTGAAACTGGGCCGCTACATCCGGTTCGTCAGCCGCAGCGTGATGACCGGCTTCGTCAATTCGCTGGCCATCCTGATCTTCCTGGCCCAGATGCCCGAACTGATCGGCAGGGGCTGGATCACCTACGCCCTGGTCGCGGCGGCCCTGGCCGTCATCTACGGTTTTCCGCGCCTCACGAAGGCCGTCCCCTCGCCCCTGGTCGCCATCGTCTTCATCAGCGCCGTGGTCATGGTGATGAAGCTGGACGTCCGCACCGTCGGCGACATGGGCCAGATGCCCACGACCCTGCCGATGTTCCACCTGCCAGCCGTGCCCCTGACGTGGGAAACCCTGGCGATCATCGCCCCGATCTCGGCGACCCTGGCCTTTGTCGGCCTGCTGGAAAGCCTGCTGACCGCCAATCTGATCGACGACATCACCGACACCGCCTCAGACAAGGATCGCGAGACGCGCGGCCAGGGGATCGCCAACATCCTGTCGCCCCTGTTCGGCGGCATGGCGGGCTGCGCCATGATCGGCCAGTCGATGATCAATGTCGGGTCGGGCGCGCGCGGGCGGCTGTCGACCCTGTGGGCCGGTCTGTTCCTGCTGTTCCTGATGCTGGCGCTTCAGGACTGGGTGGCGCGCATTCCCATGGCGGCCCTGGTCGCCGTCATGATCATGGTGTCGGTCGGGACCTTCGACTGGAACTCGGTGCTGAAGCTGCGGACCCTGCCGCTTCAGTCGTCGATCGTCATGATCGCCACCACCGTCACCGTCGTCGCCACCCATGACCTGTCCAAGGGGGTGGTGCTGGGCGTCCTGCTGTCCGCGGTCTTCTTCATGCGCAAACTGGGCAAGACCCTGGTCGTGACCGAGATCGAAACGCCTGAACCCGGCGTTCTGCAATATCGCGTGTCGGGTCAGCTGTTCTTCGGCTCGGCCGATCTGTTCGCCGCCAGTTTCGAGCACCATGGCCGGCCGACGCGGGTTCACATCGACATGACCGACGCGCATCTGTGGGATCTGACCGGCGTCGCCGCCGTGGACAAGGTGGTGTTCCGCTACCGCCGTCAGGGCGCCCAGGTTGAGGTCGCCGGCATGAACGACGCCGCCCGCACCCTGGTCGCGCGGGTAGGGCGGTTCGAGAAGATGCATCTGCCGGCCGACGCCGGCGCGCATTAA
- a CDS encoding cold-shock protein produces MATGTVKWFNATKGYGFIQPDDGGKDVFVHISAVEAAGLRGLDENQKVSYELERDKRSGKESAGQLQTQG; encoded by the coding sequence ATGGCTACCGGCACTGTTAAGTGGTTCAACGCAACCAAGGGCTACGGCTTCATCCAACCCGACGACGGCGGCAAGGACGTCTTCGTCCACATTTCGGCTGTTGAAGCCGCCGGCCTGCGCGGCCTGGACGAAAACCAGAAGGTTTCCTACGAGCTGGAACGCGACAAGCGTTCGGGCAAGGAATCGGCTGGCCAGCTCCAGACCCAAGGCTGA